The Pseudoalteromonas sp. UG3-2 genome contains a region encoding:
- a CDS encoding response regulator: MSNEQKPLILAVDDEATNLQVLRQTLAAEYRLKFAKSGELALELTSQERPDLILLDVMMPGMTGFEVCAKLKQNSRTAHIPIIFVTALSEEFDEAKGFELGAVDYITKPISPAITRARVKTHLSLVSAAELKKAYVELMQRLAQAAEYKDNETGQHIARMSRYCYVLAKAYGLSEEYAEDLMLAAPMHDIGKVGIADSILLKPGRLDAQEYEIMKQHAELGANILAGSESKLVRLAYLMAMEHHEKYDGSGYPKGLQGEEISIEGRICALADVFDALTSKRPYKEAWPIEKAMAFIQSQSGLHFDPKLVALLAENLPEILKIKAQFD, translated from the coding sequence ATGAGTAACGAGCAAAAACCGCTCATATTAGCGGTAGATGACGAGGCAACCAATCTTCAGGTGTTAAGACAAACCCTGGCAGCAGAATATCGTTTAAAGTTTGCCAAATCGGGTGAGCTTGCCCTTGAGCTTACCTCCCAAGAGCGCCCTGACCTGATTTTATTAGATGTGATGATGCCAGGCATGACCGGCTTTGAAGTGTGTGCCAAGCTCAAGCAAAACAGTCGCACTGCCCATATCCCAATTATTTTTGTTACCGCTTTGAGTGAAGAGTTTGATGAAGCAAAAGGCTTTGAACTTGGTGCAGTCGATTACATTACCAAACCAATTAGTCCGGCCATTACTCGTGCCCGAGTGAAAACGCATTTGTCTTTGGTGAGTGCGGCGGAGTTAAAAAAGGCCTATGTCGAGCTGATGCAACGTTTAGCTCAAGCTGCTGAGTACAAGGACAATGAAACGGGTCAGCACATTGCCAGAATGAGTCGCTATTGTTATGTGCTTGCCAAAGCTTATGGGCTATCAGAAGAATATGCTGAGGATTTAATGTTGGCAGCGCCCATGCACGACATTGGTAAGGTGGGAATAGCAGACAGTATTTTATTAAAACCTGGGCGTTTAGACGCGCAAGAGTATGAAATCATGAAGCAACATGCGGAACTTGGTGCCAATATTCTTGCCGGTTCAGAGTCAAAACTGGTACGCCTTGCCTATCTGATGGCGATGGAGCACCACGAAAAGTACGATGGCAGCGGCTATCCAAAAGGTTTGCAGGGGGAAGAGATCTCCATCGAAGGGCGGATCTGCGCTCTTGCTGATGTGTTTGATGCCTTAACCTCAAAGCGGCCATACAAAGAGGCATGGCCTATAGAGAAAGCGATGGCATTTATTCAATCACAAAGTGGACTGCACTTTGATCCCAAGTTGGTGGCGCTATTGGCAGAAAACTTACCAGAAATTTTAAAAATTAAAGCGCAATTTGATTAA
- a CDS encoding MHYT domain-containing protein, protein MLSSLFITNPAPELLVNGAYDYTLVVVSVIVAIIASFFTLIQIDFAEKNQTSSISRLAKLGGAVAMAGGIWSMHFIGMLAFSLCVEISYDPWLTGASVIPALIACWSAFEVITKPSPTLTQKGGAALILGAGIGVMHYAGMEAMQLGPSLKYDPGIFSLSIVVAVSLAFVAIQFRAKLRRVSEQYNQNAVRLLCAVILGAAVSGMHYTGMAAARFVADSPILDQQIQSQHNQSLALFVAAMSIIISALSALVHTASKYRAVASDKAANESRLEAIFETAVDGIITIDSQANIQSCNAVVSDILGYQERELLGQNIAILLPQHSGVRGPLSSAEIKQFSAVGSEITTQHKNGTLVPVRLGVGEVKLKNQASFFVAFITDLTVQKQMQQALKEQEARHRTLLNNMPGVAFRCKIDEQWSMSFVSPIVAELTGYRSEEFIANTITFEALLHHEDKTYVRDVIDEALQSGKGSYSLEYRIKHRAGEIKWVLDKGSFEFDEQGKVAGIAGVLLDISERKSMEDELRTAKRIAESAAASKQAFLANMSHEIRTPMNAILGFSEVLKDSPLQPEQSKHVHTILTSAKALLHLLNDILDSAKLEQGKLDLVEADFCVSELVDNVVSTFWYQAKKKGLALELEISPNLHQYYHGAPDRLRQILVNLLGNAIKFTNQGCVKLCVRANGDKGLLFEIHDTGIGIEKNRLEAIFNPFEQADGSMSRNYGGTGLGTTISRQLVELMQGEIWAQSELGKGSIFSFTVPLKQIATLTNSNNYQQVEIPPLSILVADDIQQNTELLQLLLSKHGHTIDVAHDGAEALNKVKAGNYDVILMDIHMPGCDGLEATRKIKAWQQQTSSKATPIIALTASVLGEDRAAAKQAGMVAFASKPLVLEELTRTIAKVLGLKVPEQSQQGRQAITKQLINRARAINLWGDEPRFLAELSRFWQGKRADVIALMSHVTPLDAAALESVHTLKGIASNLALETLADSLSQAERSKCLDERLRAKLANIVEQLDDVVGVSDENTVTAALTQGDAEQFKHSLSRIKAMVLAAQVEDEVIVALRESAPPSYHRDIELLQHALDDFDFQRAEHIVAQLMGSES, encoded by the coding sequence ATGCTGAGTTCTCTTTTTATTACTAATCCTGCTCCTGAGTTATTGGTCAATGGTGCCTACGATTACACCTTAGTAGTGGTGTCGGTGATAGTGGCCATCATCGCTTCGTTTTTCACCTTAATCCAAATTGATTTTGCTGAAAAAAATCAAACCAGTAGTATCAGCCGTTTGGCAAAACTCGGCGGTGCAGTGGCCATGGCCGGTGGTATTTGGAGCATGCATTTCATTGGTATGCTGGCGTTTTCTTTGTGTGTCGAGATAAGTTATGACCCCTGGCTTACTGGGGCTTCTGTTATTCCGGCTTTGATTGCCTGCTGGAGTGCATTTGAAGTCATCACCAAGCCTAGTCCTACACTTACGCAAAAAGGCGGCGCGGCGCTGATATTAGGAGCCGGGATTGGGGTTATGCATTACGCTGGTATGGAGGCCATGCAGCTTGGTCCGAGCCTGAAGTATGACCCTGGTATATTCAGCCTTTCTATTGTGGTTGCTGTTAGTTTGGCATTTGTGGCGATTCAATTTCGCGCCAAACTCCGGCGCGTGAGTGAACAATATAATCAAAATGCAGTGCGGCTATTATGTGCGGTGATCTTAGGCGCTGCTGTTTCAGGAATGCACTACACTGGTATGGCGGCAGCGCGTTTTGTCGCCGACAGCCCCATCCTCGATCAGCAAATACAAAGTCAACACAATCAGTCTTTAGCGCTATTCGTCGCCGCCATGAGCATTATTATTAGTGCACTGTCGGCGTTGGTGCATACGGCCAGTAAATACCGTGCAGTTGCCAGTGATAAAGCCGCTAATGAGTCGCGTCTAGAGGCCATTTTTGAAACCGCAGTGGATGGTATTATTACCATCGATAGTCAAGCCAATATCCAAAGTTGCAATGCCGTAGTGAGCGATATTTTAGGCTATCAAGAAAGAGAGTTGTTGGGACAAAACATTGCTATTTTACTGCCGCAACACAGCGGCGTTCGAGGGCCACTCAGTAGTGCCGAAATCAAGCAGTTTAGTGCCGTGGGGAGTGAAATAACCACACAACACAAAAACGGTACTTTAGTGCCTGTACGATTAGGTGTGGGTGAAGTAAAGCTTAAAAATCAGGCCTCTTTCTTTGTTGCCTTTATTACCGATTTAACCGTACAAAAACAAATGCAACAGGCACTTAAAGAGCAAGAAGCGCGTCACCGCACCTTGCTTAACAATATGCCTGGTGTTGCGTTTCGCTGTAAAATTGACGAGCAATGGAGCATGTCTTTTGTTAGCCCAATCGTTGCCGAGCTAACCGGCTATCGTAGCGAAGAGTTTATTGCCAATACCATCACGTTTGAGGCGTTATTGCATCATGAGGATAAAACCTATGTTCGTGATGTTATAGACGAAGCGTTACAAAGTGGTAAGGGGAGCTACTCTTTGGAGTATCGTATTAAGCATCGTGCGGGAGAAATAAAGTGGGTGTTAGATAAGGGCTCATTTGAATTTGATGAGCAGGGCAAAGTGGCGGGTATTGCCGGCGTGCTACTGGACATCAGTGAGCGCAAATCAATGGAAGACGAGTTACGTACAGCTAAGCGTATCGCCGAGAGTGCTGCGGCCTCGAAGCAGGCATTCTTAGCTAATATGAGTCATGAGATAAGAACTCCCATGAATGCTATTTTAGGATTTAGCGAGGTACTGAAAGATTCGCCCTTGCAACCAGAGCAAAGCAAGCATGTGCATACCATTTTAACTAGTGCCAAAGCATTACTCCACTTGCTTAATGACATTCTCGACTCTGCCAAATTAGAGCAAGGTAAGTTGGACTTGGTGGAAGCGGACTTTTGTGTTTCTGAGCTGGTTGATAATGTTGTGTCGACGTTTTGGTATCAGGCGAAAAAGAAAGGCTTGGCGTTAGAGCTGGAAATAAGCCCAAACCTACATCAGTATTACCACGGAGCCCCCGACAGGCTCAGACAAATACTGGTGAATTTACTGGGCAATGCCATTAAGTTTACTAACCAAGGCTGTGTGAAGTTGTGTGTTCGTGCAAATGGCGACAAAGGGTTATTATTTGAAATACACGATACAGGTATTGGCATCGAGAAAAACCGCTTAGAGGCGATTTTTAACCCGTTTGAGCAAGCCGACGGCAGTATGAGTCGCAATTATGGTGGCACAGGGCTCGGTACAACGATTAGCCGCCAGCTGGTGGAATTAATGCAAGGGGAAATTTGGGCGCAGAGTGAACTGGGCAAGGGCTCAATATTTAGCTTTACCGTGCCCTTGAAACAGATTGCAACACTCACAAACAGCAATAATTATCAGCAAGTTGAGATACCACCGTTAAGCATCTTGGTGGCCGATGATATCCAACAAAATACCGAGCTATTGCAATTATTGTTATCTAAACATGGCCATACGATTGACGTTGCTCATGATGGTGCGGAAGCGTTAAACAAAGTAAAAGCAGGTAACTATGACGTGATCCTAATGGATATTCATATGCCTGGATGTGATGGCCTAGAGGCAACACGCAAGATTAAAGCTTGGCAGCAACAAACCTCAAGCAAAGCAACCCCGATCATCGCGCTGACTGCCAGCGTACTGGGTGAAGACCGAGCCGCTGCTAAGCAAGCCGGAATGGTGGCGTTTGCTTCAAAGCCGTTGGTGTTAGAGGAACTAACCCGAACCATCGCCAAAGTACTTGGCTTGAAAGTGCCTGAGCAGAGCCAGCAAGGGCGTCAGGCTATAACCAAGCAGCTGATCAACCGTGCTAGAGCCATTAACTTATGGGGTGATGAACCACGCTTTTTGGCCGAGTTGTCGCGCTTTTGGCAGGGTAAGCGAGCCGATGTTATCGCCTTAATGTCGCATGTGACGCCACTCGATGCCGCTGCGCTTGAGAGTGTACATACTCTCAAAGGCATTGCTAGCAACCTGGCGTTAGAAACCCTAGCAGATAGTTTATCCCAAGCAGAGCGCAGCAAATGTTTAGATGAGCGATTACGGGCTAAGCTGGCCAACATTGTTGAGCAGCTAGATGATGTGGTGGGTGTTAGCGACGAAAACACCGTAACCGCGGCACTGACTCAAGGAGATGCTGAGCAATTTAAGCACTCACTTAGCCGCATTAAAGCCATGGTGTTGGCGGCGCAAGTAGAAGATGAAGTTATTGTGGCGCTCAGAGAGAGTGCCCCACCAAGTTATCATCGAGATATTGAGTTATTACAGCATGCTTTGGATGATTTTGATTTTCAGCGTGCAGAGCACATAGTAGCACAACTCATGGGAAGCGAATCGTAA